The Burkholderia latens genome segment GTCAGGATCAAGGCGTCCTGACTGTGAAGTGGAAGAATGGTCGGTGCCAGGCGCCTTACGCATTGCGCAAGGTTGCGGCGGGGCGGAATTATGTGAGAGAGGTGGTCCGTTGCCGATGACGGAATACGGGTGTGCGGGGGTAGCGACGTACATATCACGTCGACGACAGCGACCCGCCGTTGAACCGGCGGTGATCGAATGCGATCAACGAGACGCGCTTCCGTTCGATGGCAATCGAGCACCTAGCTCAGGGCCAAGTGTGGCAAAAAAATCGCGCCCAGATTGGTTCGGATTCGCAAGGCAGACGAAGCATGCAGGATGCACCTGCCCGCCAGACGTCGACACTTCGTAATGTTCACGTTGGACCGTTATCCGTTATACGGGAAAGTGCTCCGAAGCGCTCGGCTTCGGCACGTGAAGGCGGGTGGATAGACGTGCTTATCCGGGCGCGATCGTTCGACACCATGCATTGCGCCGGTGTGGAATGAACGAGCAGGAATAGCGTGGAGCGTACGCACGTTGTGCTCGATCATTGCGGCGAGCTCGGCGATTCAGAAATCACCGGGAAAGTTTCTGAAAAAACGTGACGCGTTACTGATAGGTGAGCGTAAATGTCGCGGCGCCGTTCGCTACCCCGGGCACGATACTGTTGCCTGTCTGGACGTAGCGCGCTTTGAGCGGAATAGAATATGTGCCCTCGGATTCGGCGGTTTTCCACTTGAACGTGGTGCCCAATTTGACAGGTTGGTCATCGTAAAGCACCTGAATGGCAACACCCGTTGCGCTGCCTGCATCCCCGCTAACTTTCAGCATCCCCTGAGTGGCGTCGTGAGCGGTGCCGTCCAGTTTCAAGTTGATACTTGTGCCTTTGGCGCAGGTAAGCGGAATGCTGAATGATTTTGTTCGGACATCGGATGGCGATGTACCCGCCCCCTTGAATGCGCCAACAGGCACCTCCCCCATCCGAACATCGATCGACGCGCTGCCGAGCGTGCATGACAAGGTTGTAACTTCGACCTTGCCGAAGCTGAAGAATGATTCTGGCCCCATCCAGGCGTTTTTATTGTTTCTCAAAATGAAACTGCCAATGTTGCTGACAGAGATTACTCCAGCACCGGTGGTCGTCGCCGTCTTGTAGAGGTTGATTAGCGCCTTGGCCTGAAGGGGTTGAATCGAGAACATGCCATTGATGGCGCAATATATATAATGGTTCACGTTGTCCACGTTGGTTCCATTGACCCATCGTTCTACATCCGCGCCGCATGGAGAGGACGCCACGGTCTTAATGCCGACTGCGTATCCGATTCCTTCGATGTTGGTCGCGTAAACGCGTTTATTGTCAATGGTGGCTTTGTAAGAGCCAAATGCTTTTATCCCGTATTCTTGGTATGTCAAGGACGGTGATTCGTTTGAACAATTATACGTTTTAACGATATCCGATTCTATTTGACCAATGAGCGAGCCGACAGGCAGGTCGCGTTGAAGGGCGAAGGTTTTCGCCGGGAGAGTCGTATTATTCGTGACGGTTTTGCACGTGAAGGCCAAGGCGCCCTTTGACGAAATAAATATTAGGGATGCGGCCACATGAGCACACCTGATGCGCATATCGTACTCCTTTCATCATTGTCGAACAGTATATGGAAACACATTCGGCCATTCTTGAAGATAGGAATAGGCCTATTTTTCAATTGATGTGGCGCACATGTTCTTTCGCGTCAGTCGATTCGCGGAGGTGGTCTCGCCAATTCGGACAGCGAGATAACCGGAACGTTGGCACCTGCATGCGTCGTTGGTGAAACGGATTCGAGCGAAGCCGCGTCGGTGGTGCGATTCGCCTTCTGACCGAAACCGGTGCTGTGCACCGTGCCCGACGTTATGTGATTACGATGAGTTTGCCGGTCGGCTACCGATTCAAGCCGACGGCGCGGCGGCGGGCAGGCGCCCGCCACCGACCTACTTCGCTGCTGCCGCTTTGGCTTTGTCCTGCTCGGCGGCGAGGGCCGCGTCTGCCGCCTGCGCGCGCTGAATCGCCGGGCGCGCGAGCACGCGATCGATATATGCGCGAATGACCGGCGTTTCGGGAATGAGTTTGAACATCGTGGTCCAGTTCAGCGCCGAGCCCCACAGCACATCGGCCGCCGTAAAGCGCTCCCCGAGCAGATACGGACCCTTTGCGAGTTGCGCGTCGATCGTGCGGATGACGGCGTCGAAGTCGCCGTACGGAGACGTCGAGTACGCGGCAGGTGGGCGATTCATCGAACGGTCGATGACGGCCGGCTCGAGGCAGGAACCGTAAAACGTCATCCAGCTCAGGTACGGTCCGCGCAGCGAATCGCCCGCCGCCGGCGACAGGCCCGCTTCCGGATACAGCTCCGCCGCGTACATGTAGACAGCCGCCTGTTCGGTGACGATCACGTCGCCGTGGCGCAGCGCCGGCACCTTGCCCATCGGATTGATCGCGAGGTAGTCGGTTTCGTGGTGTTTGCCGGTGGACAGATCGAACGCATGCACCGCGTAGTCGGCGTGCAGTTCCTCGAGCAGCATCCGTGCGCCGGCCGAGCGGCTTCGCGGGGAGTGGTACAGGGTCAGGTGACGGTCTTGCGGCATCGCGGGCTCCGGGGACGTTCGGGACAGGGTTTCCACTATAGGAGACACACGTGCCGTCGTCTTGGAAAAACCCGCTGCGGCGGTGCATCATCTCCCCGTCGCCTCATCGGTTCGTCACCATGGCCGCCTTGCGTAACGTGACCGACACGCCGAAAGGCGTCGTCGGCCCGAAAGCCTTCAATCAGCGCTTCCGCCTGAATCGTTACTACCCGCGCGCCGAGCTGGCCTGCGTGCTCGATCACCACTGGATCGTCGAATGGGACCTGCGCGACCAGCCGCCGTACGTGCAGCGCACGCTGCCGTATCCGTGCGTGAACCTGGTGTTCGATCGCCGGCAGACCGGCATTTTCGGTGTGGTGTCCGGCGCATTCGAGACGACGCTGACGGGCGCTGGACGGGTGATCGGGTTGCGGTTTCGGCCGGGCGCGTTTCGGGCGTTCTTCGGCAAGCCCGTGCACCTGATGACGGACAAGGTGTTGCCGGTGTCGACGCTGTTCGACTGTAGCGAGGCCGAAGCCGAAGACGCGGTGCTCGGTGCGGACGATGACGCCGGGATGGTGGCCGCCGCGGAGACGCTGCTGATGCGCGTGTTGCCGCCGCCCGATCCGCAGGTCGAGCGCATTCACGCGATCCTGCAGGTGTTGCAGCAGGATCTTCGGCTTACGCAGGTGCGTGATCTGGCCGAGCGCGCTGGAATGAGCGAGCGCACGCTGCAGCAGCTTTTTTCGAACCATGTGGGTGTGACGCCGAAGTGGGTGATCTGTCGATACCGGCTGCATGAAGCCGCGGACAAGCTCGCAGGCGGCGAGCCGGTCGATCTCGCCGGGCTGGCTCAATCGTTGGGCTACTTCGATCAGGCACATTTCACGCGGGATTTTCGGAAGCTGGTGGGAAAGGCGCCGGCCGAGTATCGCCGGGACGATCGGCAGGTGTGACGGGAAGTCCTGTCGGGCGACGGGGCGCCGTAGACGAATTTTGCACAGCGGATGCGTTGCCGATGATTCCACCCTATAGTGCTCGTCGTTGACCGATCTGCAAGAGAATCAGGAGCTTATTGTGTTGCACCGGAAATCCAGGCTGCCCCGCTCGACGTTCATGCGTGCCGTTGCCGTCGCCGTGATGCTGGCGCCATTCGCCGCGCAGGGGCAGGGCGCTGTCGGCGGCACGATGCGCGTCGCGTCCGCCGTCAGCCGCGACACGTCGCCCGCGCAGCCGATCGTCGGCGACGATCCGGTTGCGATTCGCGATGCGCTCACGAAGCAACACACCAGCACCGGCACGCCTTCATTGAGTGCCCGTATTCGTGGTCTGGTTCCCGGCGCTGCCGTCCGGCATGGTCCGAACCCCGAACTTGCAGCCGTCGATCTGGATCGCGACGTGACGTTCGTGGTGCCGTTGCGTTACGGCGTGCGGTACCAGGCGAAGCGGCGGCTGTTGACGATCGATGTCGATCTGTTCGATGCGGAGCGTGACGACCGGACGGGCATCCTGCTCAGAAAGGTGACGACGGGGCGTCGAGGACGAGGGCTCGTGATTGCGCCGGAAGCGAAGGCGAAGGGATATATCCAGCAGGTCGATATCATCGAGCTCGAGTCGGGCCACGGGAAAAAGACGACCGTTCGGAGCAACGTGCGGGTTGCGCCGGCTGTGTATGCGCAAACGCATGGCGACTTCGCGCTCGTTTTTTCCGGGCGGCTGGTGCGGCCTTACCTCACTGAAGAAACGGAGCATGTCGAACCGAGCATCGACGAGCCGACGGACATTACGACTCGGGTCTCCACGCTGCATATGGATATCGACGCCATTTCGCTCGTGAGTCCGTCGAGCGGTGTCGTGTTGTCGAGAAAGGTGCGGTTGTCGAAGTAGGGGCGGGCCGCGCTCAAAGTGCTCCGTCCGGCGGTGCGCCGGACCGGTTCTCGCGAGGCGGCCGCCTCCCGCAGCGTCATCGGGCGTCAGGCGAAACGTTGCGCATTGCTTGAAGGGGGGCTGTTCGAAGTTGGCAAAGTGTTCGCGAAAAATGAAAGCGTCCCGGAGGACGATTCTCGCCGAGGTCAAGTCCTTGGCAGGCGTGGCTTCGCGCCTGAAGCAACCGCGAAATTTGGTCCGGGTTGACCCCTAACGCTGCAAAAATTCGTACCGCGGTGCTCCAAAAAAATGAAAGCGTCCCTCGGGACGCTTCTTCTACAGCGGAACCCTTGCCGGACGGGGATGTGCGCTACGTGAGGGAAAAATGTTCAGCCTGATTGCCCCGCACGAGCCTCAATTTCGCTAGAAATTGATGTCGAGTTCTTGCTCGTCGTTTGCGAAAATCGCCTGCTCAATGCGTACGTTTTGGCTCGGTGTCGGAGCCACGGCCGGCGCGCCGCGGACAACGCCCACTAGAGCCAGCGTGTCAGCCGTGCAGGATTCTTCGACGGCACGAGAGCGAGCGGCTGCGGAATTCGCGTTGCGCAGCCTTGTTGCATCTCGCCGCGTTGTTCCAAGCGTTGAATTTTTTGACGTATCACGTGTGTATCATACTGACCGCCTCGTCCAGGCTAAGCGTTCGCATCTACGGCGTAGAGCAGTCGAACTGCTTCATTGTGTCCAACATCGACTCGCCGCGAAAATTTCAGATGCAGGTCGACAAGCCTGTTGTCATCGTCTCGCGCCGTATAAGTTGTCTCGACATTTGAATCGTCAGCAAACGTCTGAAAATGAAGAGCACTGAACGCCTCTTTCGCAAGAAGTATCGACTGTCCCGGGGGGAGGTTGGCGCTGTAGACTTCCACTTCATTGAAGTTGCAGACGTATCTCCGCCCCTTATCGCTTGCTTGCCATACGCGTAGGTCGTCTGGTTTGTGGTAGCCGAGTCGAACGTCAGCGTGCTGCCATTGCCAAGCCCAGTTCGGCTTCGTCGGATTCTCCAGAAGAAGAATAGGGTGCAGGCCTTGAGCCATCATTCGCTCCGACTCTGACCGCAGCGTTGACCAGTAAGAGTCCGCGTCAGGGACTGCGTGGTCCCTCGTTTCGCAGCCACGTAGTGTGTCAGACAGCACAAGAGCCCCTACACGGTCTCGCATTGTTTCGTCCCAATACTCGGCTTCGTTTATCGCCCTTTGGTCCATTTCGTTTCGGGTTAATTCTCCCTTTTTTACCTTGAGCATATTGAGGGTGAAATCTTGCAGTGTGTCGTTTGTAGGGAGAACATTTGCAAATAGCTGAAGAGGAAAAGCCCCTAAGGACGAATCGAACGCAGTACGTGAGGCGAAACGCGAAATTTCTGCGAGCCTTTGTTCGTCTACAGGCTCGTTACGAAGTGCCTCGCTTCTCTTCTCCTCCAGGGAGGCCGCTATCGACTCAAGGCTGACCTTTAGGTTCGTGCGCGCAGTGGGCGCGTCAACGGTATTCCCAGTCAGCGTAAGGAGGCGCTCAAGTACCTGCGGATATAACTCGGCAGGGTCATTTAGCCTGTCGAGCCATGCTTTCAGGCAACTACGAACGAGCTCGATGCTTGCGTATTGCCCAATCATCCACACGTCCAATTGCCGGTGCAACGCAGGCCCTGGCGTCCACTGCCTTGTCGAACGACCCGCCATTAAAATTAGCACTTGCTCCTGCAGTGACTCAAGGCCATCGACGCCAGTTGACGAGTAGGAGCGGGAGCTAATCATATTCTCCTGTTGAGCATCTTTCACTCTTTCCACGAACAGGCTGAGACGCCCGACGTATCTCCCTCGATAACGACCATCTGACGCAAACTGACGAACCATTGCCGCAAAGTAGTCAGGAGCCGCCATGTCGTGCAACGACTCCGAGGCTATTGCGCCAGCCCGCCATTGTTTCCCGGTGAGCATTCCGGTGGCGATTTCCATGGCTAACGAATCGTCAAGACCGCTAGCAGTTTGTCGACACGCGAAAGATAGGAGCAGCTCGAGGGTCACGAGCCGGATGTCCGTCCAAAGGTTGAGTAGCGAAGCGAGAAGTACCCCACGCTGTACATCTGTGCGACGCTCCCCCATAAATTGTTCATCATCCTCCGTGAGGCCAAGAGCGGCTTCCACAAGAGTCCAGTCGTCTGTAAGAAGGTCCACTGTGACGAAGTCCGTTTTGTCATACAGAGACATCGCTTGATGGTCATAAAGCCGGTCCCCCCACCATTTGCTCAGTGAGTCTGCAAACCATTCCGCAGCAGTTTTATCGCCGCGGGCAACGGCCGCAATCAGCAACTTCGCTGTGCCCTGAACATGCGTTGCTTGCATACGTGCTATCGAGGCTGCTGCTCGCCATTCGAATGCGTCGGATGCGTCAGGAATTTCCGCAATGTGCGTTCTTGCATTCTCCCAGCCGCTGATGAAAGTACCCACGACGTCTTCGTAGAGGCGAAACAATGGCGGGGCAAGCGTTGAGCTGCGATTAGCACCATGCTCCTGCACTCCTTGCTCCTCAATGCGGCGTGCCCACCAACCGCCGAGTTGGTACATCAAGAGCATCGGAAGGTCCAGAATAGCTTCTCGGATTTCCACGGGAGAATCTTGCAGCTCCTTGCCACCGAGGTGCTGAGCGACATGGCAAAGGCGGCGAATCGGGCTGCTGTCGATGGTCATCGACTCTATTGCAGCCGTAAATACGGAGCGGTACGCGTCGTTCCACAATACGTGCATACGCGTGTCAAAGAATTCGTCGAAGTCGGGCAGTAATGCCCAGCTTCCCGCTGACCCGTCTTCGTTCACTACCTGGGATACGCCCAGCAGAAGCTCATGCAGGCCGACAAGGGCGTTATAGGCGCGCTCAAAGTCCTTGGCATCAGGTTTTTGAGCAGCGGTACGCGCATCCAATTCGAACTCGTCGATAATCGACTTAACTCTGACCCTGTACCTTTCGCGTCTTAACGGAGCGAAGGAAAACGCACAACGTAACAGCCACCGTTGCAGGGTGGTAAGGTTTGGACCAGCTTCTATCTGCGCTAGATGGACGGCCTCGTGATACTCCGTCCCCGGCGTAATGGGTATCGACAACATTGGCCATACTGGTCGACGGTGCCCATGTTGCTCGGGGGGGCGCGGCCATTTGGAAGCAGAATTTGCCCACGCCGCGATAACCAGCGCCAGTGGCCATAGGCGGACGTTGACAAGGCGCGACGGCACTCTGAGGTTTAACGTGCCTTGTGGTGCCCCCCGACCAAAACCATACCGAGTCAGGAGAACCTTCGGCCCATCCATGTTTTTATCGTCCAGATAGTCTGGGGCTGGAATCCATCCTTTGGAGTGTGACTGCGCGAATACTTGAAACGGATAGAGCCGATTAACATCGTGAGGCAGCGCGACGCTAGCTACGTATCTTCTGACGACGTCCAGCTGTACGTCTGGCCGGAGGAACTCCACCGTCCTGTATAAGAAGTTCGCGGTGAGTGCTGCGTTGACCACGAACCATAGTGCGTCCAAGGCCCCCCACTGAAGTAATACCGACGCACCGAAGTAAGGCATGGCGGCGTATTGAACCCCCATGACAACGACCAGGACGAGCGAGGAAAGGCCGGCGGCAAGAGCGCCCGAATTCAGCATGTATAGGTGCATCACGCTGTCCGACGCAGGTCTGCGTTGCAAAAACACGGCCACGAAGGCGATGACAATCGGGTATGCGAGCGCGGCAATCGTGGCTTGAACGGACCATAGGGTTGAGAAGTAGCTCAGTTGCTCCGACGCAGCCCATTTTGCCCAGCCGCCCGGAATCCAATCCTCAGGGAGCTCATGAGCGACCAGTAGGCCTGCACAGAAAGCGATAGGTAAAGATAGGCAGAACCATGCGGGATGCTCCCCGGCGTGCATCAATAGTCGAGTCCACCGGGATTGAGCGAGATTCCTGAGATACTGGTTGGTCAACCGCCAGTCTGCAACGTCGCGACGAACGATGCGTCGAATCGACCATGGCACCACGCAAAGCTTTCGGACGATGGAAAAGTGGAACGAGGCGGAGTCGACCACGAATCGGCAAGTCTCCGTTATTCGCGCTTTGACGTCCGTCTTGACCGTCCGCGCTATCGCAAGTGCTTTGTCGAATGTCTCGCTCACTGCACGCTCCTTCGTTTTTTTGCAGCTCGTGTTCGGTCTCCCACGACACCCCGTAGCTGTAGGTTTTCTGCGCTGTCTATGCCCTGAAGCGGCCGGGTGATGCAATGGTATTCTAGTCGCTACCGGTGTGACTCGGTCGTCGGCTTAACTGCAATCAGCACTTGTAACCTGCTGACTTGTTGAGGCGTCACTTTCACGTCACGCGATGAGCAATAGGCACGAGGTCGGCTATGGCCTCGTTATTGAAAGTAAGGACCGACATGAGTCTCAGTTACAGTGCGCGCATTATTGCGGATGCTCGAATCACATACGTGAGCGGTGCAAAAGCCTTGGGCTCGAGTCTGCTTCGAATGAACGTTGAGTTTCAGCAACCAGCTTGGGAAGCAGGAACCGGTCAGGCCTCAGCTGCAATACATTCCGCCGTGTTGAGTTTGCGAACAGATTCCGGTGGTGGCGAGCTGGGACGTGCTTGCCCTGACAGTCCCCTGATTTTGAAGTCAGGTCCGCGCGGGACCACGGTGCATCAGACGTTCTCGATTAGTTTGAACGACGCACAGATGTTCGCTGTCGAAGAGGCACGAAAAGGGGGGAGTGTCGAACTGGTGCTGAACCTCATTGCCGGCGGGCATGGTGAGTACGGCCATCAGGTTATCAACGACAACATTTCTTACAGAGTTCCGCTAAGCGAGTGGGCTCGCCTACTGCGCGAACTCGGTCACGGCGACATCATTGTGCTGGGCGTGCAGCTTCCGAACGGGCCGAATGGTGCTCGTCTGCGTTCGGCGATTGAGTTGCTGCACACAGCCAATCGTTACCTCGTGAACGGGGAATATGACATTGTTGTTGCGCGCTGCCGGCAAGCTGTAGAGAGTGTTCAAGCGGCCTTTGACGACAGCGAGCCTACAAAGGAAGCAATGACGCTGTACCGGAGAGACAAGTCGAGTCGAGAGGGCATGTCTTCGCTTCAACGTGAGCACGTGATTCTTGAAACGGTCCGGCATTATGCAAACCTCGCGCATCATGTCGATAACCGAGGGAATACCGAGTGCTATGGGCGCGCAGACGCCACATTTCTACTCACGCTGGCTGCGGCGGCCGTCACTAGGGCCTGCGCCAGGGCTCGTATTGAGAGTCCTGATGCAAGCGAGTAAGCCTTGCGCTATCAGTTGCAGCGCGCAGCCCATCTGGAAAAGTCGGGTTGACGTGGGATTGTCAGAATATTTGTCTATAGAACGCGCCCATCGCCGCCGTTACGTCCGGAGACTCGGCGTGCAGCGCTACGGACAGCAAGACTCGGAAAGTCGCAAGCATGCGCCTTGGGGCAAGGGAGATGGATGGACCCGTACGAAAACATAGTTATTGGTAACTTTCTCTATAGCTTAGGGCTCTGTATTGGACAGCTGAGCGTAGAGGATGTGCGCCCGATGTGCGTCAACTTGCTCCAGCAGTCCCCGATGGACCATGCCCTTGGCGACCTGATGGTTGCAAATGCCGGCGTAACACGGCTGATTGAATTCAAACGTGAGAGGAATCCATCGGAAAAGGAAGAGACAAAGCGGATGCTGCTATCGCGGGCATTGACCGGAAAGCCACATCTACGGCCGATTTCACGAGAGATTCATTGGTACATCGAGACATCGGAGAGCGCGATGAATCTGGTTTCGAGAGTCGTGCCGTACCTCGATTTCGCCGACCCGCAAGCACCGACGACGAGCATCGAGCGATTCACCGATTCGATGGCCGCTGACGCCGTCGCGAACGAGATTGATGCAGAGACACGAGCGGCATACGAGCAGTACGTGAATTTGGTTGCTGTCTCCCACGGAGGGTTGCAGGGAGCATCGGGTGGACTAATCGTCAACTATAGTGAGAAGGATGGTCTTCGCTATGCGTTGGTGGCTGATATTCGGGACCTACTTTTAGACCATCGTCTGGTCCGAGAAGCCTACTTCGAGCGAATGAGGCAACAGGCAATGGAGTTGAGTCGAGAACAGGCCGTGAGGGAAAGGAGACTGTCGCGAGGAAGGGGAAGATAACTACCATGGAGCAACGCTCTAATTCTGAAGGTCTCAAATACTCCTATGATGTCCTTGGGACACTGCTCGAGGCGGCTGTCCGAGACCAGAAGCTTACAAGCGACGCAATTGCGTCGATGAATCGCACATCAAGCAAGTTTTCTGAGCAATGCCGTCATTTGCCTGTGGTTGTCGCTTCTGCCGTCAACAACGAACTCCGGGAAGCGATAGATGCTGCAGCCGATACACTGACCCAACGAGTTAGGAATGCGAACCTAGAGGCTGACCGGGCGGCGGATGCTCTTGGACGCGCGACGAAGCGAGCGACCCTCTTCGTATTTGTCCCGGCGGCGTTAGTTACTGCATTGGCTATGGTCATCTGGTACGGGGTCACCGCATATTTCGTACACCAACTGGAGCAGGAGAAGACGAACCTCCAACAGAAAGTGAACTACCTTTACAGCCAGGGCGGACAGCTAGACGTGCGCAGTTGCCCACTCTCCGATGGCAGGACCGCTCCGTGCATACGAGTGGAATCAAAAGGGCAGAACGGATACCACGTTCCCGTTTGGGTGAGATAGAGCATCTTGCGGGGTTCTCATCCTACACATTCGTATGGACGAACTATGCTTCAACGCAAATAGGTAGTCGTGGCGACTCGGTTCCGTGTGTTTGACCCTCATCGTGTCGCGCACGTTCTGCATCCAAAGAGCACGAGGTCTACCCCAAATCCCTAATGATTCTTTCTTTCTGAACAAGAGCCACGCCTGTACGACGAGGTCCACTTTGCAGCCCGCGACGCGGGAGCGGGCGCGACTGTAAGTTCAAATATTGTTCGGGTTACGCAACGCGAGACAAAAATGCTTGACCCAGTCGCACCCGGCGAGCGGTGAATTCGCTAGAAATCGATGTCGATTTCTAGCTCGTCGTCTACGAAAATCGCTCCCTCAACGCGTACGTTTGAGCTCGGTGTCGAAGCTGCTGCCAGCGCGCCGCGAACGACACCCAACAGAGCCCGCGTGTCAGCCGTGCCG includes the following:
- a CDS encoding fimbrial protein yields the protein MTYQEYGIKAFGSYKATIDNKRVYATNIEGIGYAVGIKTVASSPCGADVERWVNGTNVDNVNHYIYCAINGMFSIQPLQAKALINLYKTATTTGAGVISVSNIGSFILRNNKNAWMGPESFFSFGKVEVTTLSCTLGSASIDVRMGEVPVGAFKGAGTSPSDVRTKSFSIPLTCAKGTSINLKLDGTAHDATQGMLKVSGDAGSATGVAIQVLYDDQPVKLGTTFKWKTAESEGTYSIPLKARYVQTGNSIVPGVANGAATFTLTYQ
- a CDS encoding glutathione S-transferase family protein; translation: MPQDRHLTLYHSPRSRSAGARMLLEELHADYAVHAFDLSTGKHHETDYLAINPMGKVPALRHGDVIVTEQAAVYMYAAELYPEAGLSPAAGDSLRGPYLSWMTFYGSCLEPAVIDRSMNRPPAAYSTSPYGDFDAVIRTIDAQLAKGPYLLGERFTAADVLWGSALNWTTMFKLIPETPVIRAYIDRVLARPAIQRAQAADAALAAEQDKAKAAAAK
- a CDS encoding AraC family transcriptional regulator, with protein sequence MAALRNVTDTPKGVVGPKAFNQRFRLNRYYPRAELACVLDHHWIVEWDLRDQPPYVQRTLPYPCVNLVFDRRQTGIFGVVSGAFETTLTGAGRVIGLRFRPGAFRAFFGKPVHLMTDKVLPVSTLFDCSEAEAEDAVLGADDDAGMVAAAETLLMRVLPPPDPQVERIHAILQVLQQDLRLTQVRDLAERAGMSERTLQQLFSNHVGVTPKWVICRYRLHEAADKLAGGEPVDLAGLAQSLGYFDQAHFTRDFRKLVGKAPAEYRRDDRQV